The genomic interval TAAAGAAACCTGGTCTAAGTGTGCGGATGCTGCAACGATGATCATTCCCCTGACCCATCAAACCATTGGGGACGATCGAGAACTTGCCGCCCAAATTGAACAGGATGATCAACTCAGTGGTCATGTTCCAGTGATTTTGGGAGGGCATGAGCATGAGATTTATATTGAGCAGATCGAGCAAAGCCTGATTGTTAAAGCGGGTGCGGATGCCGCTAATGTGGTGGTTGTCGATGTCTGGTGGGATGCCGATGGCAAAAGCCAGAGGGCGGTTCATTTGCTGCCAGCCAGCCACTTTGATGCAGACCCAAATGCTCAGATGTTCGTCGAAATCACGCAACGGTTCCTGGGATCGCTGATGGATGTCGAGATCTTTGCCGTGAAAGAGCGCCTATCTTCTAAACGAACCCGATTCCAGCCAGAGAAAGTGGCAGCCATTCTGTGCTCGTACATCAAAAAGAGCTTGCAAAATGTTGATCTGGTTATGCTCCAGGGAGGCTGTATCCGGGGCGATCGCGACTATGCACCCGGAACGGCTTTCACCTATGGAGATTTACTAGAAGAACTGCCGTTTGAAACTGAAATTGCGGTCATTAAAGTACCGGGATCTGTGCTACAAGCGTCCATTTCCCTGACCCGAAAAACTCCCGGCCAGGAAGTACCCAGTTTCCTCCATGTTGATCTGGATGTGGAGATTGAAGCCTATCCCAGTCTCAAAATTGTCCGCATTAACCATGCTCCCTTTGACCCGGATAGAATCTACTGTCTGGGCATTTACCAGTTTCTCTTGACTGGCATGAACGAGATCAAACCCCTGATGGAGTACATCCAAGCGAATGGCGCGCGCACCCCCGGTCGAGCAATGCCTGCCAGCAAAGAATCTCATCCTGGAAAGCTGCATGAAAGATGCCTGGAGATCCCTGGTCAACTATAGTCAATGGGATGCCAACGGTGATGGGCAAGTTTCTAAAGAAGAATTGGAACAGGCGGTCAAAAGTGCCTTTGCGGGTCTCGATCGGAATCAGGATGGGTATATTTCCCCCACGGAACTGCAAGCGGCATTAACCGAACGAACGGGTCGTACCCACAAAGGATTGATCAATATGATGTTCGAGTCGTTGGATGCCGACCACGATGGCAGGGTGTCAATGGATGAATTGGCATCGTTGGCAATGTGATGCAGAGCCGCTCTGTCGCTAATTTGAGGAGGTAGAGTCTCCCCAAAACGTAAACCCACGAGGACAATAGAATATGGCGAATTCCTCAGCTTATCCCATGATCATTGATACCGATGGCGGTGTGGATGATGCCCTGGCGATCGTCATGGCACTCAATTGTGAGTCGATTGACCTGAAAGCGATCACGGTGTTAGCAGGCAATATTGATGTTCATCAAGCGGCAAATAACGTCCGTGCGAGTGATCGACATTGTTCAGCCTGCTCACGGTCCTCTGGTTGCTAAAGGCTGCGAAAAACCGCTGGTGCGTCCCCCTTTCAATGCGGCAGGCATTCATGGCAGTGATGGACTGGGCGAACTGTTTCAGTTCAAACATGCCGATGGCAGTCCGCGCTATTCCCAACTGACGGTGGAGCCATCTTCAGAAGATGCGATCGAGGTATTGCTGCAAGCGGCGCAAGCCTATGGCAATGACCTCACCATTGTCGCATTAGGTCCCCTGACGAATATCGCGACAGCATTGCAGCGCGATCGCGCCACGCTTCAACAAGTTGGTCGCATTGTCATTATGGGTGGAGCCGTCAAAGTTCCGGGCAACATTTCAGCCGCCGCTGAATTCAATTTTTTTGTTGATCCAGATGCCGCTCAAGTCGTGATGGAGTCGGGTATTCCCCTCACCTTAGTGGGTCTAGATGTGGCAATGAGAGCGCCGTTACCGCGTCAGGTAGTTGAAGCGAATTTACAGCAGCGTCCCTCAAAAATCACTCAGTTTATTGTTGATTGCACGGGGATTTATATGGCGTTCTACCGGGACAACGAAGGCTTTCACGGATGTTATTTGCACG from Kovacikia minuta CCNUW1 carries:
- a CDS encoding nucleoside hydrolase, yielding MANSSAYPMIIDTDGGVDDALAIVMALNCESIDLKAITVLAGNIDVHQAANNVRASDRHCSACSRSSGC
- a CDS encoding 5'-nucleotidase C-terminal domain-containing protein — encoded protein: MMTTTAATLPLYLPRPREAIGTYLRIVSINDVYDIQSYPYVETVIQALKQSAEDAVVIATLSGDFLSPCIITSLDGGKAMLDVLKVVNINYLCFGNHEFDVNLDVLRDRFKTYSGKCLNSNILNLSIVDASGQPLPKYDIVAVGTHRVALAGFCTNNTDIFRPGTNLILQPIFEALKETWSKCADAATMIIPLTHQTIGDDRELAAQIEQDDQLSGHVPVILGGHEHEIYIEQIEQSLIVKAGADAANVVVVDVWWDADGKSQRAVHLLPASHFDADPNAQMFVEITQRFLGSLMDVEIFAVKERLSSKRTRFQPEKVAAILCSYIKKSLQNVDLVMLQGGCIRGDRDYAPGTAFTYGDLLEELPFETEIAVIKVPGSVLQASISLTRKTPGQEVPSFLHVDLDVEIEAYPSLKIVRINHAPFDPDRIYCLGIYQFLLTGMNEIKPLMEYIQANGARTPGRAMPASKESHPGKLHERCLEIPGQL
- a CDS encoding nucleoside hydrolase, producing MIDIVQPAHGPLVAKGCEKPLVRPPFNAAGIHGSDGLGELFQFKHADGSPRYSQLTVEPSSEDAIEVLLQAAQAYGNDLTIVALGPLTNIATALQRDRATLQQVGRIVIMGGAVKVPGNISAAAEFNFFVDPDAAQVVMESGIPLTLVGLDVAMRAPLPRQVVEANLQQRPSKITQFIVDCTGIYMAFYRDNEGFHGCYLHDPLAVAVAIDPSLVKTESLYMMVETEGRFTTGMSLADRRDRRDEKTNPPNVEACLEVDTERFLKLFNQLI
- a CDS encoding EF-hand domain-containing protein, translated to MKDAWRSLVNYSQWDANGDGQVSKEELEQAVKSAFAGLDRNQDGYISPTELQAALTERTGRTHKGLINMMFESLDADHDGRVSMDELASLAM